The following coding sequences are from one Alosa alosa isolate M-15738 ecotype Scorff River chromosome 13, AALO_Geno_1.1, whole genome shotgun sequence window:
- the cnot3a gene encoding CCR4-NOT transcription complex subunit 3a isoform X3: MADKRKLQGEIDRCLKKVAEGVEQFEDIWQKLHNAANANQKEKYEADLKKEIKKLQRLRDQIKTWVASNEIKDKRQLVENRKLIETQMERFKVVERETKTKAYSKEGLGLAQKVDPAQKEKEETEQWLTNTIDTLNMQVDQFESEVESLSVQTRKKKGDKDKQERIEELKRLIERHRYHIRMLETILRMLDNDSIQVDSIHKIKDDVEYYIDSSQDPDFEENEFLYDDLDLEDIPAALMATSPQGQSNLEDEMFLQSSSTPTSTTSSSPIPPSPAAGTAENSEEDKKRGRSTDSEVSQSPVKNGNPSHLSFSSSSSSSSGSTPSSVSMAAVVGGGPAVSSGSNLLGSFSSAVQQHPPQSQSQQPPAQQPQQTQPKTPSTPIPIPSNSTPSPPSHPTLPTSSTPSLPSSSTPAPATPNSQPLVSSGPSAVASGLGLGLGLGLGKSGVTVTSSSSQMSSLGLSGMTGSLSTMAGLLSTSTPAPYAQAAAGGVGSAPGGPVGSGSSGGLSSTVPTASSVMVGVGGGVSSAGVTSNGTGSSLGLLGSSPGHGVLGGSILSLVQQGQSALQGAPQVPLSPVGSAPGSSAGVGLMGGNGGSTGTAGSGVGGNSAPARPPSVLKQNGGTSENLFSYSAIVADNTPDSTLSSGSQSQSSQPSSLSSSGNPPLDNGPSLLSSITLPPSSPSPSFTDNTPGGGSLLNGPHSYTPNSEVIKAPEPLSSLAAMAKRAAMVTGMDGEISSIHLPERDIFTSSAPSGPPVAPQPAVSEVNLPPSLGVCPLGPTPLSKEQLYQQAMQESAWTHMPHPSDSERIRQYLMRNPCPTLPFHHQVPPHHSDSIEFYQRLSTETLFFIFYYLEGTKAQYLSAKALKKQSWRFHTKYMMWFQRHEEPKTITDEFEQGTYIYFDYEKWGQRKKEGFTFEYRYLEDRDLQ; encoded by the exons ATGGCTGATAAAAGAAAACTCCAAG GTGAAATAGATCGATGTTTGAAAAAAGTCGCAGAGGGTGTTGAGCAGTTTGAAGACATCTGGCAAAAG ttacacaatgcagcCAATGCCAACCAGAAGGAGAAGTATGAGGCTGACCTCAAGAAAGAAATCAAAAAGCTCCAG CGACTACGAGACCAGATTAAGACATGGGTGGCATCCAACGAGATCAAGGATAAGAGGCAATTAGTGGAGAACCGCAAATTGATAGAGACG CAAATGGAGCGGTTCAAAGTAGTGGAGAGGGAGACAAAGACGAAAGCTTACTCCAAGGAAGGGCTGGGTTTGGCCCAGAAAGTGGACCCCGctcagaaggagaaggaggaaacgGAACAGTGGCTAACG AATACGATAGACACACTAAACATGCAAGTGGACCAGTTTGAGAGTGAAGTGGAGTCCCTCTCTGTCCAAACAAGGAAAAAGAAGGGAGACAAAGAT AAACAAGAGCGCATAGAGGAACTGAAGAGGCTGATCGAGCGCCACCGGTACCATATCCGCATGCTAGAGACCATCCTGCGAATGCTTGACAACGACTCAATTCAGGTGGATTCCATCCATAAGATCAAAGATGACGTGGAGTACTACATCGACTCCTCCCAGGACCCCGACTTTGAGGAGAATGAGTTCCTCTACGACGACCTGGACCTAGAAGATATCC CGGCGGCGTTGATGGCCACCTCACCTCAAGGTCAATCAAACTTGGAGGATGAGATGTTCTTGCAGTCCAGCAGCACGCcgacctccaccacctcctcctcgccCATCCCTCCATCACCTGCAGCCGGCACCGCG gaGAACTCTGAAGAGGACAAGAAAAGAGGGCGGTCCACCGACAGTGAAGTTAGTCAG TCACCTGTGAAGAATGGGAACCCATCGCACTTGtcgttctcctcctcctcctcctcttcctctggatCCACGCCCTCGTCGGTCTCCATGGCCGCAGTTGTCGGGGGAGGACCAGCCGTGTCCAGCGGGAGCAACCTCCTGGGCAGTTTCAGCAGCGCCGTGCAGCAGCACCCCCCTCAGTCCCAGTCCCAGCAGCCGCCAGCGCAACAGCCCCAGCAGACCCAGCCCAagaccccctccacccccatccccatcccctccAACAGCACCCCCAGCCCCCCCAGCCACCCCACACTCCCCACCTCCAGCACCCCCTCCCTGCCCAGCTCGAGCACCCCCGCCCCAGCCACGCCAAACTCCCAGCCCCTGGTCTCCTCGGGGCCTAGCGCGGTGGCCTCGGGCCTGGGCCTGGGGCTTGGCTtgggcttggggaagagtggcGTGACTGTGACCAGCAGTTCGTCGCAGATGTCCAGCCTGGGCCTGTCGGGGATGACCGGCTCATTGAGCACCATGGCGGGGCTTCTCTCCACGTCCACGCCGGCACCGTACGCCCAAGCGGCCGCGGGCGGAGTGGGCAGCGCCCCCGGTGGTCCGGTGGGGAGCGGAAGCAGTGGCGGCCTCAGCAGCACGGTCCCCACGGCGAGCTCGGTCATGGTCGGCGTTGGAGGAGGCGTCAGCAGCGCGGGCGTGACCAGCAACGGCACCGGCTCGTCTCTGGGGCTCCTAGGGTCCAGCCCGGGGCACGGGGTACTGGGCGGCAGCATCCTGAGCCTGGTGCAACAGGGACAGTCGGCCCTGCAGGGGGCACCGCAGGTACCTCTCAGCCCCGTGGGCTCTGCCCCGGGCTCGAGCGCTGGCGTGGGCCTCATGGGGGGCAACGGAGGAAGTACAGGGACAGCGGGCTCAGGAGTCGGGGGAAACTCAGCGCCCGCCAGACCTCCCAGTGTTCTCAAACAGAATGGAGGCACAAGTGAGAACCTTTTCA GTTACAGTGCCATTGTCGCGGACAACACACCTGACTCCACCCTCAGCAGCGGTAGCCAATCACAAAGCAGCCAGCCCTCATCTCTAAGCTCCTCGGGCAATCCACC GCTGGATAACGGCCCCAGTCTCCTGAGCTCCATCACCCTTCCACcctcctcaccctctccctcgTTCACGGACAACACCCCTGGTGGTGGAAGTCTGCTCAACGGCCCGCACTCCTACACACCAAACTCTGAGGTCATCAAG gcCCCTGAGCCGTTAAGTTCTCTGGCTGCTATGGCAAAGAGGGCAGCTATGGTAACAGGAATGGATGGAGAGATTTCCTCCATACATCTCCCTGAAAGAG ACATATTCACAAGCTCGGCCCCTAGCGGGCCACCTGTGGCCCCTCAGCCAGCCGTCTCCGAGGTCAATCTGCCACCGTCGTTAGGGGTGTGTCCACTGGGCCCCACGCCCCTGTCCAAAGAGCAGCTCTACCAGCAGGCCATGCAGGAGTCTGCGTGGACACACATGCCTCACCCGTCCGACTCCGAGAgaatcag gCAATACCTGATGAGGAACCCGTGTCCCACTCTTCCCTTCCACCATCAGGTCCCCCCCCACCACTCCGACTCCATCGAGTTCTACCAGAGACTGTCCACTGAGACCctcttctttatcttctactacCTGGAG GGCACAAAGGCTCAGTATTTGTCCGCTAAAGCTCTGAAGAAGCAGTCTTGGAGGTTCCACACCAAGTACATGATGTGGTTTCAGAGACATGAAGAGCCTAAGACCATCACTGACGAGTTTGAACAG ggCACATACATCTACTTTGACTACGAGAAGTGGGGCCAGCGCAAAAAGGAGGGTTTCACATTTGAGTACCGCTACCTGGAGGACCGGGACCTGCAGTGA
- the cnot3a gene encoding CCR4-NOT transcription complex subunit 3a isoform X1, with the protein MADKRKLQGEIDRCLKKVAEGVEQFEDIWQKLHNAANANQKEKYEADLKKEIKKLQRLRDQIKTWVASNEIKDKRQLVENRKLIETQMERFKVVERETKTKAYSKEGLGLAQKVDPAQKEKEETEQWLTNTIDTLNMQVDQFESEVESLSVQTRKKKGDKDKQERIEELKRLIERHRYHIRMLETILRMLDNDSIQVDSIHKIKDDVEYYIDSSQDPDFEENEFLYDDLDLEDIPAALMATSPQGQSNLEDEMFLQSSSTPTSTTSSSPIPPSPAAGTASPPGLLLLHQPEAALAAPNTPHPPLLSSISYPGLSSTLPWENSEEDKKRGRSTDSEVSQSPVKNGNPSHLSFSSSSSSSSGSTPSSVSMAAVVGGGPAVSSGSNLLGSFSSAVQQHPPQSQSQQPPAQQPQQTQPKTPSTPIPIPSNSTPSPPSHPTLPTSSTPSLPSSSTPAPATPNSQPLVSSGPSAVASGLGLGLGLGLGKSGVTVTSSSSQMSSLGLSGMTGSLSTMAGLLSTSTPAPYAQAAAGGVGSAPGGPVGSGSSGGLSSTVPTASSVMVGVGGGVSSAGVTSNGTGSSLGLLGSSPGHGVLGGSILSLVQQGQSALQGAPQVPLSPVGSAPGSSAGVGLMGGNGGSTGTAGSGVGGNSAPARPPSVLKQNGGTSYSAIVADNTPDSTLSSGSQSQSSQPSSLSSSGNPPLDNGPSLLSSITLPPSSPSPSFTDNTPGGGSLLNGPHSYTPNSEVIKAPEPLSSLAAMAKRAAMVTGMDGEISSIHLPERDIFTSSAPSGPPVAPQPAVSEVNLPPSLGVCPLGPTPLSKEQLYQQAMQESAWTHMPHPSDSERIRQYLMRNPCPTLPFHHQVPPHHSDSIEFYQRLSTETLFFIFYYLEGTKAQYLSAKALKKQSWRFHTKYMMWFQRHEEPKTITDEFEQGTYIYFDYEKWGQRKKEGFTFEYRYLEDRDLQ; encoded by the exons ATGGCTGATAAAAGAAAACTCCAAG GTGAAATAGATCGATGTTTGAAAAAAGTCGCAGAGGGTGTTGAGCAGTTTGAAGACATCTGGCAAAAG ttacacaatgcagcCAATGCCAACCAGAAGGAGAAGTATGAGGCTGACCTCAAGAAAGAAATCAAAAAGCTCCAG CGACTACGAGACCAGATTAAGACATGGGTGGCATCCAACGAGATCAAGGATAAGAGGCAATTAGTGGAGAACCGCAAATTGATAGAGACG CAAATGGAGCGGTTCAAAGTAGTGGAGAGGGAGACAAAGACGAAAGCTTACTCCAAGGAAGGGCTGGGTTTGGCCCAGAAAGTGGACCCCGctcagaaggagaaggaggaaacgGAACAGTGGCTAACG AATACGATAGACACACTAAACATGCAAGTGGACCAGTTTGAGAGTGAAGTGGAGTCCCTCTCTGTCCAAACAAGGAAAAAGAAGGGAGACAAAGAT AAACAAGAGCGCATAGAGGAACTGAAGAGGCTGATCGAGCGCCACCGGTACCATATCCGCATGCTAGAGACCATCCTGCGAATGCTTGACAACGACTCAATTCAGGTGGATTCCATCCATAAGATCAAAGATGACGTGGAGTACTACATCGACTCCTCCCAGGACCCCGACTTTGAGGAGAATGAGTTCCTCTACGACGACCTGGACCTAGAAGATATCC CGGCGGCGTTGATGGCCACCTCACCTCAAGGTCAATCAAACTTGGAGGATGAGATGTTCTTGCAGTCCAGCAGCACGCcgacctccaccacctcctcctcgccCATCCCTCCATCACCTGCAGCCGGCACCGCG AGCCCGCCAGGCCTCCTGCTCCTCCATCAGCCTGAGGCCGCTCTCGCTGCACCCAACACCCCAcacccacctctcctctcctccatcagtTACCCaggcctctcctctactctcccttGG gaGAACTCTGAAGAGGACAAGAAAAGAGGGCGGTCCACCGACAGTGAAGTTAGTCAG TCACCTGTGAAGAATGGGAACCCATCGCACTTGtcgttctcctcctcctcctcctcttcctctggatCCACGCCCTCGTCGGTCTCCATGGCCGCAGTTGTCGGGGGAGGACCAGCCGTGTCCAGCGGGAGCAACCTCCTGGGCAGTTTCAGCAGCGCCGTGCAGCAGCACCCCCCTCAGTCCCAGTCCCAGCAGCCGCCAGCGCAACAGCCCCAGCAGACCCAGCCCAagaccccctccacccccatccccatcccctccAACAGCACCCCCAGCCCCCCCAGCCACCCCACACTCCCCACCTCCAGCACCCCCTCCCTGCCCAGCTCGAGCACCCCCGCCCCAGCCACGCCAAACTCCCAGCCCCTGGTCTCCTCGGGGCCTAGCGCGGTGGCCTCGGGCCTGGGCCTGGGGCTTGGCTtgggcttggggaagagtggcGTGACTGTGACCAGCAGTTCGTCGCAGATGTCCAGCCTGGGCCTGTCGGGGATGACCGGCTCATTGAGCACCATGGCGGGGCTTCTCTCCACGTCCACGCCGGCACCGTACGCCCAAGCGGCCGCGGGCGGAGTGGGCAGCGCCCCCGGTGGTCCGGTGGGGAGCGGAAGCAGTGGCGGCCTCAGCAGCACGGTCCCCACGGCGAGCTCGGTCATGGTCGGCGTTGGAGGAGGCGTCAGCAGCGCGGGCGTGACCAGCAACGGCACCGGCTCGTCTCTGGGGCTCCTAGGGTCCAGCCCGGGGCACGGGGTACTGGGCGGCAGCATCCTGAGCCTGGTGCAACAGGGACAGTCGGCCCTGCAGGGGGCACCGCAGGTACCTCTCAGCCCCGTGGGCTCTGCCCCGGGCTCGAGCGCTGGCGTGGGCCTCATGGGGGGCAACGGAGGAAGTACAGGGACAGCGGGCTCAGGAGTCGGGGGAAACTCAGCGCCCGCCAGACCTCCCAGTGTTCTCAAACAGAATGGAGGCACAA GTTACAGTGCCATTGTCGCGGACAACACACCTGACTCCACCCTCAGCAGCGGTAGCCAATCACAAAGCAGCCAGCCCTCATCTCTAAGCTCCTCGGGCAATCCACC GCTGGATAACGGCCCCAGTCTCCTGAGCTCCATCACCCTTCCACcctcctcaccctctccctcgTTCACGGACAACACCCCTGGTGGTGGAAGTCTGCTCAACGGCCCGCACTCCTACACACCAAACTCTGAGGTCATCAAG gcCCCTGAGCCGTTAAGTTCTCTGGCTGCTATGGCAAAGAGGGCAGCTATGGTAACAGGAATGGATGGAGAGATTTCCTCCATACATCTCCCTGAAAGAG ACATATTCACAAGCTCGGCCCCTAGCGGGCCACCTGTGGCCCCTCAGCCAGCCGTCTCCGAGGTCAATCTGCCACCGTCGTTAGGGGTGTGTCCACTGGGCCCCACGCCCCTGTCCAAAGAGCAGCTCTACCAGCAGGCCATGCAGGAGTCTGCGTGGACACACATGCCTCACCCGTCCGACTCCGAGAgaatcag gCAATACCTGATGAGGAACCCGTGTCCCACTCTTCCCTTCCACCATCAGGTCCCCCCCCACCACTCCGACTCCATCGAGTTCTACCAGAGACTGTCCACTGAGACCctcttctttatcttctactacCTGGAG GGCACAAAGGCTCAGTATTTGTCCGCTAAAGCTCTGAAGAAGCAGTCTTGGAGGTTCCACACCAAGTACATGATGTGGTTTCAGAGACATGAAGAGCCTAAGACCATCACTGACGAGTTTGAACAG ggCACATACATCTACTTTGACTACGAGAAGTGGGGCCAGCGCAAAAAGGAGGGTTTCACATTTGAGTACCGCTACCTGGAGGACCGGGACCTGCAGTGA